Proteins found in one Lycium ferocissimum isolate CSIRO_LF1 chromosome 6, AGI_CSIRO_Lferr_CH_V1, whole genome shotgun sequence genomic segment:
- the LOC132061586 gene encoding uncharacterized protein At1g43920, Chloroplastic-like — protein sequence MSQFSGNTEEFNICNCGNSCLVRTSRTPNNPGRTFFGCKIPKDKGGCGYFRWIDHSPEVELLKEKLKEVEEERNTLKHKMKDIGDKIDSLKQKLKVTKQERDCEKAKFKRLVIVVLCVLVAKILFGLV from the exons ATGTCACAATTTTCAGGGAATACGGAGGAATTTAATATTTGTAATTGCGGTAACTCTTGTCTTGTAAGAACCTCAAGGACTCCAAACAACCCAGGTCGTACATTTTTTGGTTGCAAGATTCCAAAA GATAAGGGTGGATGTGGTTATTTTAGATGGATTGATCATTCTCCAGAGGTTGAGCTTTTGAAGGAGAAGCTTAAAGAGGTTGAAGAAGAGAGGAATACATTGAAACACAAAATGAAGGATATTGGAGACAAGATTGATTCATTGAAACAAAAATTGAAGGTAACTAAGCAAGAGAGGGACTGTGAAAAAGCCAAATTCAAAAGGCTTGTGATCGTTGTTCTATGTGTATTAGTTGCAAAAATTCTCTTTGGCCTTGTCTAA